The following coding sequences lie in one Pseudomonas sp. SL4(2022) genomic window:
- a CDS encoding S-methyl-5'-thioinosine phosphorylase — MTVYAIIGGTGLTKLDGLTIKAALHIDTPYGAPSAAVLKGDYAGREVLFLARHGHPHRIPPHQVNYRANLWALREAGAKAIIAVNAVGGIHSAMGTGHFCLPHQIIDYTYGREHTFFEGELEHVTHVDFSHPYDAGLRTKLANALAAEHCAFSSHGLYGCTQGPRLETAAEIARMERDGCDIVGMTGMPEAVLARELALPYACLALVVNPAAGKSRALITMAEIERALDEGMGTVKAVLARVLAS, encoded by the coding sequence ATGACGGTTTACGCGATTATCGGCGGTACGGGGCTGACCAAGTTGGACGGCCTGACCATCAAGGCCGCGCTGCATATCGATACGCCCTATGGCGCGCCCTCTGCGGCGGTGCTCAAAGGCGACTATGCCGGCCGCGAGGTGCTGTTTCTCGCGCGTCACGGCCATCCGCACCGTATTCCGCCGCATCAGGTCAACTACCGCGCCAACCTCTGGGCGCTGCGTGAGGCGGGGGCCAAGGCTATCATCGCCGTGAACGCCGTAGGCGGTATTCACTCGGCCATGGGCACCGGGCACTTCTGCCTGCCGCATCAGATCATCGATTACACCTACGGGCGTGAGCACACCTTTTTTGAGGGTGAGCTGGAACATGTCACCCATGTCGATTTCAGCCATCCCTATGACGCTGGGCTGCGCACCAAGCTGGCCAATGCACTGGCTGCCGAACACTGTGCGTTCAGCAGTCATGGGCTGTACGGCTGTACCCAGGGCCCGCGCCTGGAAACCGCTGCGGAAATCGCACGAATGGAGCGTGACGGCTGTGACATCGTCGGTATGACCGGTATGCCGGAAGCTGTGCTGGCCCGTGAGCTGGCTTTACCCTATGCCTGCTTGGCGCTGGTGGTAAACCCTGCTGCCGGAAAGTCCCGTGCGCTGATCACCATGGCGGAAATCGAGCGCGCTCTGGACGAAGGGATGGGTACGGTCAAGGCCGTATTGGCGCGGGTGCTGGCCAGCTGA
- the nagZ gene encoding beta-N-acetylhexosaminidase produces the protein MQGSLMLDIAGTWLTAEDRQILRQPQVAGLILFARNIEDPRQVRELSAAIRAVRPDLLLAVDQEGGRVQRLRQGFVRLPAMRALADNANAEYLAEQCGWVMATEVLAAGLDLSFAPVLDLDHQRSAVVGSRSFEGDVRRATLLAGAFIRGMNAAGMAATGKHFPGHGWAEADSHVAIPVDERSLEQIRAVDLQPFAQLSRQLAAVMPAHVIYPQVDSQPAGFSGRWLQDILRGELAFDGVIFSDDLSMAGAHVVGDAACRIEAALTAGCDMGLVCNDRAAAEQALSALQRLKVEPPQGLARMRRQAFPGIEYRQSPRWQAALGSLRDAQLID, from the coding sequence GCACCTGGCTGACCGCTGAGGATCGCCAGATCCTGCGTCAGCCGCAGGTTGCCGGGTTGATTCTGTTTGCCCGCAATATTGAAGACCCGCGCCAAGTGCGTGAGCTGTCCGCTGCGATTCGCGCGGTGCGTCCGGACCTGCTGCTGGCGGTGGATCAGGAGGGCGGGCGCGTACAGCGTCTGCGTCAGGGCTTTGTGCGCTTGCCGGCGATGCGTGCGTTGGCCGATAACGCCAATGCCGAGTATCTGGCTGAGCAGTGCGGCTGGGTCATGGCGACCGAAGTGCTGGCGGCAGGCTTGGACCTGAGTTTCGCCCCGGTGCTGGATCTCGATCATCAGCGCAGCGCCGTGGTCGGCAGCCGTTCCTTTGAGGGCGATGTGCGGCGCGCGACTTTGCTGGCCGGCGCTTTTATCCGTGGGATGAATGCCGCTGGCATGGCCGCTACCGGCAAGCATTTCCCCGGGCATGGCTGGGCGGAAGCGGATTCCCATGTGGCCATCCCAGTGGATGAGCGCAGTCTGGAGCAGATTCGTGCAGTCGATTTGCAGCCCTTTGCACAGTTGAGCCGGCAGTTGGCTGCGGTGATGCCCGCCCATGTGATCTACCCTCAGGTGGACAGTCAGCCGGCGGGTTTCTCCGGGCGCTGGCTGCAAGATATTCTGCGTGGCGAGCTGGCCTTTGATGGGGTGATCTTCAGCGATGATTTGTCCATGGCCGGCGCTCATGTGGTCGGCGATGCGGCCTGCCGTATTGAGGCAGCGCTGACAGCAGGTTGTGATATGGGCCTGGTGTGCAATGACCGGGCAGCGGCGGAGCAGGCCCTGAGCGCCTTGCAACGACTCAAGGTAGAACCACCGCAAGGCCTGGCACGGATGCGCCGACAGGCCTTCCCGGGTATCGAGTATCGGCAGAGCCCGCGTTGGCAGGCAGCACTTGGCAGCCTGCGTGATGCGCAATTAATCGACTAG
- a CDS encoding CsiV family protein, translating into MRALRTLALLPLILLGLLSSTAALAESLYQVEVIVFRQAATPISAGQLPPDSWAQNALPVDGSNSRSTALNAEAGKLSPASGYQVLLHKAWSQSLGESSSRVAISTGTEQFGHYPVEGTISLKASRVIELDSDIWVNQLDASGILNDSERIKQSSRLKSGELTFVDNGSLGMLIRVSPL; encoded by the coding sequence ATGCGCGCACTCCGCACCCTGGCCTTGCTGCCGCTTATTCTGCTGGGACTGCTCAGCAGCACTGCTGCCCTGGCTGAAAGCCTGTACCAGGTTGAAGTCATCGTATTCCGCCAGGCCGCCACACCGATTTCCGCCGGCCAGCTACCGCCGGACAGTTGGGCGCAGAACGCACTGCCGGTGGACGGCAGCAACAGCCGCAGCACCGCCCTGAATGCCGAAGCCGGCAAACTCAGCCCTGCCAGCGGTTATCAGGTCTTGCTGCACAAAGCCTGGTCACAAAGCCTGGGCGAGTCGAGCAGTCGCGTCGCCATCAGCACCGGCACTGAGCAGTTCGGCCACTACCCCGTCGAAGGCACCATCAGCCTTAAAGCCAGCCGCGTGATCGAGCTGGACAGTGATATCTGGGTCAACCAGCTCGACGCAAGCGGCATCCTCAACGACAGCGAGCGCATCAAGCAGAGCAGCCGTCTGAAAAGCGGCGAGCTGACCTTTGTCGATAATGGCAGCCTTGGCATGCTGATTCGCGTCAGTCCACTGTAG